In Candidatus Thermoplasmatota archaeon, the sequence CCGATAGCTTCGACGAATTTTGAGATGTCAACCCAACCTCGACCGTCAATCATTAATCCAAGTTTCTCTGGGAAATGACGGAGTACTCCTGCCATAATCCGACCAAGGGTGTTCAATTCTTTGTCACTCATGAGAAATTTTCCTTTTTTTGTGCACATGGGACAAACTTCACCACGATAATATCCGTGTTGATCACATTCTCCAAGCATAGCAATCAGAACCGGGTAAATACTAAGAAGAGTATAAGTTTTTGTATCCCTTAGTTATTACCTTTGGCTGGTGACTTAATCGTGGAGCAAGAAGAGTTAAAAAGACGTGCAGCAGAGAAAGCAGTTGAATATGTCGAAGATGGCATGGTTCTTGGCCTTGGAACTGGATCAACGGTTGAATACATGGTGAAGAAACTTGCTGAGAAGATTCGAGAGGGGTTGACGATTCAAGCGGTTCCTACATCTGTGAAGACAAAGAAGCTTGCTGCTGAGTATAAAATACCGTTGGTTGATTTTGATGAGTGTACAATGCTTGATCTGACGATTGATGGAGCTGATGAAGTCGACTCAAACCTCAACCTGATTAAAGGAGGAGGAGGTGCATTAACTCGGGAGAAAATCGTTGCATTTCATTCAAAGAAAGTGATCATTATTGTTGATGAAACGAAAATCGTAAAAGGGCTTGGGTGTGATACGCCGGTGCCGGTTGAAGTGGTGAAATTTGGATGGAAAGCTACTCAAAAAACTTTGGAGGAGTTGAGTGGATGTACTGCTGAGCTTCGGCGGATTGTTGATGAGCCGTTTATCACTGATAATTCAAATTACATTATTGATTGTGATTTTGGGAAAATTGATGACCCTGACGTGTTGGAAAAAGAGTTAAACAATATCCCTGGTGTTGTGGAAAATGGTTTGTTCATTGGTCTTGCTGATGAAGTTATTGTCGGGAGTAAACAAGGCATTATGAGTCTTGAAAAACAAGAACAACAGATGCCGCAACAGTAGATAAAAGAAACAGGAGAAAACCTACAAAAAAATCAGTTTTATTTGAAGAACTCTAGGTAAGTTTTCACATGACTTGTTTCTAGATACGTTGCCGTGAGTTTGTCAGCGATTTCTTTATCGAGACCTTGATTGATGAGTTCTTGATGAAATAGTGTACCACCTCGTTTTGCCATTCGTTTTATACGAAATACTGTTCCAGGCAGACGAAACAGCACGGCAGGTAGAAGGGTATAAGAAGTTTTAAAACAGGTATCACCGCAGTAGACGGTGAGTGTACCATGGTTTGTTTCGACATAGGAAACGCTATTCTTTTTCGTGATGATGGTCACCAACATTCATTCCTTTGATCATGTGACTAAGGTTTAAGGTTGACATATACTGCCGGGTCAGTTCATAGGCTTGCTGATCAGTCATACCTGCTGCTTTTGACTCTTAAAAAATATTGCTGCTGATTGAGCGTATTTCTTAGCACTTTCAGGCCCATATAAAAGAGAGCTGATTTCTTTGAGTAGCCCTGGTATTTTTTCTGGATCTGGGATGTGTTCTTCATGAGTATTCATAATTTTTTCCTCCAACGACATTTTTTCTTTATCCGCATATACTGTGTTCACATTATATAGGAATACCGAGCAGTTGTAACCACTTTTTGACCACTTCAGCAGAAAAACGATAGACTACCCGTGCGTCGTTCTGGCGTTGTTCTAAAATTTTTTTTCAACGAGATGCTGTACTTTTACCCGGATGATTCTTCGAGATGCTGATCCTCGTTGAGCTCATACAAGATCAGTAATCTGAAAGAGATTTTGATCAGTATGATCCATGATCACACGAACAATATCTCGAGAAATCGGATCTTGTACCGCAGGTAATACCATCTCAGGTGTTAAACCACCGTGTTCGAATGCTAATTGAACGAGTGTCAGATATCGTTTTGTAATTTGCTGAGCATTTTGAAGAGGAGCAAAAGCCTGAGATATCAGACGTTCTAACTCATTGATACGTTGGTGGAGTTGTTTGATTTCTTCGACAATATCTTTCGTCACAAAAGGAAACATGGAGAACCGCCTACAAAGCATTTGTGTTGACCGACAATGTTACCTCTGATAGAAACACCGTAACCATAAAAAACAACCTTTGATATGTAAGAAGTATTTCGAGTATGCAGAAAACAATGCTCCTTCAGAAAACAGAAAAACTATCAGAACAGATTCATCAAAAAATAAACGAAATACAGTTTGATGCCCATTGGTTTCGACGGATCTTTCACACCTCAGCAGCATCTGTGTTGGTCTATTACGTTCTCCCAGAAGCTTTGTGGATACAGCTGTTGAAAATCATTATTCCGGTTTGGATTGTTGTTGGAGTGACAATCATTGAATATCTTCGGTTACGATCGATTATCAACAACGATGAATTTTTTGGCCTGCGCCCATATGAATACCGACGGCCAGCAAGTTATTGGTATTTCAGTGTTGCACTCGTAATTTTATTACTAGGATTTCCTCAGCAGATTGCCATCCCGTGCATTCTCTGCGCCAGCTTTACCGATCCAATTATGGGGGAAATACGGATTCGTTTTGGAGTACAACATTCGATTGGCATAGGTTTTTTTCTTTCATTCATCTTCTATAGCATCATATGGTATACAGCACAACCATTTGGCATCGGTATCTTGACTACGTCTCTTGGAGCAGGTGTTACCGTACTGAGTGAATCATTAAAAAATCCTTACCTTGATGATGATTTCCTCATGCAGATACTTCCCGCTATCTGTATCGGCATTCTCTATCTGAGTTGTTGGTCTGTCGGGATGAACATTCTGCCGAAGCAAAGTTTAATTCCTCTCTCAAGCTCAACATTACAGCAGCTGGTGATCCTATGAGCATAGAAAAAGAGCGACACAAAACAAGTACTATTACCATAACGCGATTGGAATTATGGCTTACACCGCTTCTAGTTATTATACCCTGTCTTGTCAGCTTTCTTATGATCTATGAATGGTATATCCATGGATTACTCCACAATGATATCAGATATACTCCTGAAGGAATGGTCGGAGCTATTATTCTTATTGGAAATATCATTTTTGCAGTTCCTTTTGTAAAAACAATCCTTATCAAAACAAACAAGAGAAACGAGAAATGATGGGGTACCTCCAAGAAAAAAGTAAGGTGAACGTTTATGAAAAACATGAGTCAAATAACTCGGATTCAAAAAGATATCCATATGTTTGAAGAAAATAAAAAACATATCCCAACTTCTTTGACTGCATCGCAGAAAAAAATCATTGAACTCGCTGAGCAATACTACCAAGATGCTCAGTACTATGCTCAGAAAAACGATAAATTCACTGCATTTGGATGTATTAACTATGCTCACGGACTCCTCGACGCTATCCTCAAATATTGACGTCAAAGATAGATCTGCACAGGATCATGAACCTGGAGATTGAACCGTTCGGCAGCAGAACTCTGTTTTAGGGAAAATTCAAGATACCCGGAGCTCCCAACAATGCCAAGTAATGTATTATTCTGGCCAAAACCATATGATTCACAGAAAAAAACATCGATTTTTTGACCGTGCAGATCAACCTGTTTTGTTGATCCGATGCTGATATGTTGACGAATGAGTTTTTCAGAGATATTTGTAATAACATTGCCAAAACGATCTATATGCAGTACTTTTCCAATGAGAGTTGTATCGTTGATACAAGCATCATCAAATGTCATATCGACAAAACGAGAAATCCTTGGACCAATTGCATCAAAAGGTATGCCGTTGAGAATATGAGCGGCAACCGGTGCAAAGATATCTCGTCCATGAAACGTTGAAGAAACAGGATGCTGAAATAACCGATGATTTTGTATCTCATACACAAGAAAATCCCCTAGATGCCGAGCTGCAGGGATGAGTACTCCGTTATCAGGACCGATGAGAATATGATGTTTTGTGGTAATTACTAATCCCTTCCGAGAGGTGCCAACACCTGGATCTACCACAGCAACAACCACAGTTCCAACTGGTAGAAATGGACATGTTGCTCGAAGGATAAAAGCAGCCTCAACGATATTCTGCGGTTCGACGTCATGGCTGATATCAATGATATTTGCATCGCAGAATCGTAATGCTCCTGCTTTCATCTGAGCAACATAGCCATCTTTTAATCCAAAATCACTCAGAAAAGCAAGATGCTTCATGGTACTACCGCTCCTCTGAAAAAGGAAATAACTGCAGGGTTATTAAAATCTTATACATAGCGTAATTTTTCCTGTACAGATAGCATATGGGGGGTTGAACCAAAACTATATATGGGAGTACCAGGTATAATATTATGGAATGGAGAAAGAGGATGAGCCAAAATAATAATTTTAATCTTTTGAAAGAACAATGGAAAAAATCAACTGGCGATATGACTTGTCCGCAGTGCAAAAGTCCATTGACAATAATTCAGCTTGAACAATTGTATGATCCCTATGCTGATTATCCAACGTATAAAACTATTATTGAATGTTCGAAATGTTCTTTTAAGATTAATACGCAATCATCGACAATTCTTGGCAGTGTTAAAAACTTCACTGATCGAACTGTTGAAATTGGAAGTTGGTCAATATCCGGAAGTAGAATCTCATCAACGTTTGATCATACGTTACATCCTGATGTTCTTCACAAGTTGAAAAAATCTGGAGAACTGGTTGAGTTTCTTATTGTCAACAATCAGGTTGTACAAATTATAGGTTGACGTAATTCGAAATCATGCAGTTGTTCAGGTGACTTAATATAGAGATTTTGAGTTAACTAACTTCTGAAAGACCTATGATTGCACGAAAATCAACCCTTATCATGTTTTCTGATTTGACTGATGCGTTACTTGCATATGTCGCTATTTTCTTCATCGCTCGATATATGCATCCGTCAGATTATGGAATCATTGGTTTTGCGATGGGATACATCGGGTTGTTTACTATCGTCAACAGCCTTGGATTCGATGAGGCACATATCAAAAGAGTATCTGAAGGGAAACAAAACTTAGGTACATGCATTGGAACGTTCCTGGTCACAAAACTTGGTTTAGTCAGTCTTATGGCAGTGCTTACTGTTGGTTCGATTTTCTTTTGGAAATTTATTGCAGGACGAGGGTTTGAAACCCCTGAGCATGAATTTGCGGTGTACATTATTTTACTGTATTTTATTTTCGAGCGGGTTGCAACAATCTTTCAGACAACGTATACCGGTGAGACAAAGATTGCAAAAACCTATATCCCGAAACTGCTGTCAACGATACTTCGAACAGTTGGAATTATCTTCGTTGCTCTGGAAGCACAAACCTTTGGTTTTGGGGCGATCGAACTCGCATGGACGTATGTTTTTGGACATCTATTTCTTCTCATCAGCAGCATCATCTTGTTTCGGAACTATCCTATTAAAAAACCGACCCTTGCGTGTTTTAAAAGTTATTCACAGTTTGCCTTTCCATTAATTATCGTGAGTGCTGCTGCAGCAATTATGAATAATGTTGATAAAGTACTTATTCAGTTGTTTTGGTCTGCAGAAGACGTCGGCTATTACTATGCCTGCTCTCGGATTAGTGGATTTATCGTTGTTGCTGCTGCTGGTTTGGGAACGATTTTGTTTCCGACAATTGCATATCATCATGAAAAAAATGATGCTGAGGGAATACGGCAGATTATGCATCAAGCAGAACGATACATCAGCATGTTTACCTTTCCGTTGGTTGTTGGTTTAGTCGTACTTGCTGAACCTGCAATTCATATACTCCTGAGCGATAAGTATTACCCGGCAATACCTGTGTTTCGCATCTTGCCTTTTTTTTCGTTTTTTTATGCGTTGACGATCCCGTATAACTCACAGCTTCTTGGTATGAATAAACCACATCTTGTCCGCAACCGAATCATCGTGATGTTTATCATTAATCTTGTGTTGAATATTATCTTAATTCCGAAAGATATTCAGTCGCTTGGGATAACCTGCGCAGGGTTAGGAATGGTTGGTGCAGCGCTGTCACTCATGATTTCATATTTCATCGGGTTAATCTATTACATTATCAGCGCGTATAAATTAATTGGATTGAAATTTAATCTGCGAATTGTTCTTCACGGTGGCGCTGCAGGTATCATGGGTGCAGTTTTATGGTTGATTACCGCAAGTAATATGATCATTATTGACAAATGGTATGAACTACTCGCAGTTGGACTCCTTGGTAGTGGTGTCTACCTGGGGATATTGGCAATACTCAAAGAATTTACGAAAAAAGATCTCATCTTTATCCTTGATACATTAAACATTAAAAAAATGCTTTCATATATCAAAAAAGAAATCCGCCGTGATTAGTAACCGGTGGGAACACCCCAGAATTCACAGTAGCTGCAGAGTGGTATTTTATCTCGTCGACCTTCAATGTGATAGGAGAGCCATTCTTTTCGTTTTGGGCTGTTCCAAATATCAAGCAGCGGCGTGGTGTTTGCATCGCCGATTACCCCAAGGCGTTTCGGGTCGAAGCGAACGCAGATTGAAACTTTTCCAAATCGATCAATCGCCATATGACTGAGCATGTCAAGACAGATACCGATCTCAGGGACTGTTGGATTTTTTTGATATTTGAAACTCCCGAGAGGATTATGGAGAATACGGGTTGCAAGAATGCCTGGAAGCTGCTTCCATCTGGTAAGATCAACATTTCCGAGGCATCGATAAATCATATTTGGTTTTTGACTTCCTTTCAGTTTTAAAAATTCTTGCACAATCCGATATTGTTCATCTGCCTCAGGATCGTTTTCAATAACTGATATCGTCAAGGTGTCGAGATTACCGATAATTTCATCTGCTTTGTCAAGCAGTAGTTTTGCATTGGTATCGACACATTTGATCTGCTGTTGAAACAATGAAACAGCCTCGCCAAATCGAGGATAGAGGAGTGCTTCACCATTGTTATGAAACTGAACGACGATTCCTGGGGGGAGCTGTCGTGCTATTTTTTGAACAAGGGAAAATTCCATATCACCGTAATTCATTGCAATTTCAGGGTAGTCACGGTCGATTTTTCGCCGTCCACACATCCAACAGTTTTTGTTGCATCGACTCGTTAATTCTACATTAACGACAGTTAAACCATTAAAGCATTTTGGCATACCAGTTCTTCCATTGTTGTTCAATATCAAGTCCAACCTCTTTACTAAACGCAGTGAACAACGTTCGAATGACCGTTGTATCACCAGTCAACCGGTGTTTTTTATTCCGGAAGATAACTTCATAGCAGGGCTCAATACCAAGAAACGTACTCGTGAAGATAATCGCATCTGCATCCAGGATATCATACACCTCCCAGTCATCTTTGATGATGGGGATATCGTTTTTCTTTGCCAGTGATTCGACAAACTCCATGGTACATCCGCGGAGGATATTATGATCCTTCGGTAACAGCAACATGCCGTCTTTGATTAATCCAACATTAGACCCGCTGCTCTCGGTCATATACCCATGTTCATCAAGCAGGATTGGTTGTACTCCTTTGCCGTACCGTGCTGCTTCAGCATCAGCTAAACCGTAGTGGAGTCGACTGCAGCTTTTAATTTTTGGATCAAAACATCTGACTGGGAGGTGAACTTGAGAGGAGATCAATGCGGTGAATCCTTTTTCAAGGTACGGAGTGATAAATTTTGCGTACCGTGATGTGGTCGTTGTATTGATTGTGATAATTGGTCCGACGTCGCCCATATCTGCGTATATCTTGAAATATCCAGGGCTGATAAATACCATGAACCGATATTCTTCATCTTTTGGGAAGAATGGTTTATTATGATCGATAACCTCATGGATTTTTTCAATCATCTCTTGTTTTGTCATAGAAAATTCAATTTCAGCAAGTTTCGCACTTCGATACAGTCGATCTAAATGCTGATGAAGGAGATGCGGTACATGATTATAGGTTCGGAATGCATCAAAAACTGCCCAGCCGAAAAAGAAATGGGCATCCCACAGTTTAGTTCCAATTTGAGAATTTGGTATCCATTTGCCATTTTGCCATGATTCTATTTCCTTCATACATTCATCCCCACATGTTTCATCAATGCTTCAACCATGATGAGTTCTACTTCAGTATCAATCTCATAATTGTAGATTTCTGGTATAATATATCTGAGTGGTTTATCCCCCCATGATTTCCCCGATAAAATAACTTTTTTATGGTGAATTTCAACGCATCCATCACCTTGAAACCATCCTTTCAGCTGTTGTGATGGTGTATCTGGATGGGTAAACCATTCGTATTCCTTGTTCATAAAACCGGTCATGAGTGAATCACCTTTTTCTTGTTCATAGTAGTCGATTGCTTTGTCGATAATATTGTTGATTCGTATCGGTGACGTCGGTCGAAGAATCACGAGATTTTCTGCAGGTATGGTCTCAAGAGCATGCCTATAGACTGGGGTAAGAGGAACAAGACTTTCTGCGAGTTCTTTTGGACGTTCGAGAACTGGTGCATTATATTCACGCGCAACACGAGCAATTTCTGGATCATCAGTTGATACAACAAAATAATCAAGACGTTTTGACTCCTGTGCTGCTTTGATCGACCAGTAGATCAATGGTTTTCCCAACACTAAGCGTATGTTTTTTCGATGAACCCGTATGCTTCCTCCGCGTGCAGGGATCAAACCAAGATACTTGTAGGCATGTTTAGGCATTCTTGACCCAATATTGAAGTTTTGCGATATTCTTTTTCTCATCAGGATCAAGATGATCCTTATCTGCTTTCCCCATGATATGCCGAACAAGTCGTGTATCTCGCACGAGCAGTTCAAGACCATGCCGTTCTAGTGATGCAGCTTGATCTGAACCAAACATACTTCGGTCAAGGGTAATATGTCGTTCCACTGCAACAGCACCAAGGCTGACTGCAAGGACTGAAGGGAGAATTCCAGTTTCGTGACCACTGTATCCAACACCTTCAAAATATTCATTGTTCTTATAGTGATCATAAAGCAGGGTGATATTTCTGAGATTCAGTTTTTCATCAGGACAAGGGTAGAGATTGACGCAATGCATGACAACATACGGTGTTTTTTTCTTTTCAAAAAGAGCTATGACAGGATCGATCTCACGGAACGTATGACCACCCGTTGAAATAAAGGTGAGTTTGCCTTGTTTTGCAATTTCTTCAACTAAGGGTTTATAAGAAAGCATCGGTGATGCAAGTTTGTTATATTTTAAATCAAATTCATTGAGAAATAATTGACTGTCAAGATCCCATGCTGAGGAAAACCATTCGATATTTTTTTCTTTACAATACGCATCAATGGTGTAGTAATCCTCATGTTGCAACTCAATTTTCCGTTTATAATCAATGTAGTCGAGAACACCCCAAGGAGTATCTTTTTTGATATGCCACATTTCTTTTGGGATGACTTTTTCGAGAGTTCTTGTTTGAAATTTTACGGCATCGCATCCAAGTGATGCAGCCATATCAATGAGTTTTTTTGCTATGTCAACTGAACCGTTGTGATTGATCCCAATTTCTGCAGTGATAAATGGATTTTCTGTGTTTAAATCTCGAAACATTTTTTATCCTCCGATTTTTTATACAACTCAAGGTTATAGACCTTCATATGATAGACTACTTATCATTTTTTCGGTAGTACTTGCTCCTGTGTAGAGATCCGCACTGAGAAAATTAAAAACAATGAAAACAGGTACACGATACCGTCATGGGAAACAAAATCATGGGGTTTTAGATTTGAGATAGGTCTCACGATACCATCGGATGGTTTTTTTGAGTCCTTCTTTGAATGATGTTGGTGCGGTGAATCCAAACTCTTGTGCTGCTTTGGATACATCTAGTTTCCGTCTGAGTTGACCTTCAGGTTGACTAGTGTTGAAAACAATCTGACCTTGATAATTGATCATCTCAGCAATCATCTCTGCAAGCTGTTGGATGGTAATTTCATCCCCGGTTCCAAGGTTTACTGGTTCTGGTTTGTTGTATCGTTTTGTCGCAAGGACAATTGCTTCTGCACAGTCTTCAACATAGATAAATTCTCTGCTTGCCTTTCCACTCCCCCAAACCTCAACGGTTGGTTTCTTGTTGTGGTAAGCATCATAGAATTTGATGATCAATGCTGGGATGACATGGGAGTTTTCAAGGCTGAAATCATCGCGAGGACCATATAAGTTGATGGGAAGAAGATGAATGGCGTTAAAGCCGAATTCTTTATGATACGCGATGCTGTGTGCAAGTAAGGATCGTTTTGACAATCCGTAGGCATCGTTTGAAGGTACAGGGTATCCATTCCAGAGATACGACTCCTTGAAGGGTATTGGAGTAACTTCAGGATATTCGCAGACGCTCCCGATGCCGACAAATTTTTTGACCTTGTTGAGATATGAATAATGTAGGATCAAGGTATTCATCATGATGTTGTTATAGTACTGTTGACCTGGATGGGTGCTGCTGTATTTGATACCGCCGACATCGGCAGCAATATGGACAACGATATCAATATCAGAATATCTTTTGAACAGTTTCTGCACATCATGTTCTTTTCGGAGATCATATTCTTTTTGTGAAAACGTGATAATGTTGTTTGCACCATGAGCACGAAATTTTTCGACCGTGTGACTTCCGAGAAAACCATGCGCTCCGGTGATCAGGATCGTTTGTTGTGAAAGGTTTATTTCTTCCATTGCTCAACCCGTTCTAAATCAGCCTGTACCATGATTTTTATCAGTTCTTTAAATGTAGTTTTTGGTTGCCATCCAAATGCTTTTTTCGCTTTACGGTAATCCCCACGGAGTCGTTCAACATCAGTTGGTCTGAAATACATCGGATCGATTTCGACGAGTGTTTTTCCTGTTTTACTGTTGACTGCTTTTTCATGGATTCCTTTCCCAGTCCATTCAAGATCAATGCCGATTTCATGGAATGCATGATTGCAAAATTCTTTGACTGAATGATCAGTATTTGTTGCAATGACATAGTCGTCTGGTTTTTTCTGCTGGAGCATTTTCCACATTGCTTCAACGTATTCTGGTGCATATCCCCAATCTCGGCGTGCATTGACGTTGCCAAGGAAGAGTTTATCTTGCTTTTTATAATAGATGTTCGCAACAGCAATAGTGATTTTTCGCGTGACAAATGTTTCACCACGCCGTGGCGACTCATGGTTAAAAAGAATGCCATTGCAGGCATACATGTCATATGCCTCACGGTAGTTTTTTGTTACATGGTAGGAAAAAACTTTTGCTGCGGCATACGGGCTTTGCGGGTTGAACCGAGTGTTCTCATTTTGCGGGATCTCATCGGTGTTTCCATACATTTCACTGCTCGATGCTTGGTAAAATTTACATTGCACTTCTCGCTCTTTGATTGCATCAAGCAGCCGGAGGGTACCAATTGCATCTACTTCTGCTGAGTATTCAGGTACATCAAACGAGACTTTGACATGGCTTTGTGCAGCCAGATTATAGATTTCATCAGGATCAATTTCTTCAACAATCCGGTTCAGATTACTCGAATCAGTCATATCACCATAATGCAGGATAAAGCGAACATCTTCCTCATGGAGATCCTGGTAAATATGATCGATACGTTGGGTGTTCAGGATGCTTGATCGGCGTTTAATCCCGTGGACCTCATATCCTTTTTTGAGGAGAAATTCAGCAAGGTATGATCCATCTTGACCGGTGACCCCGGAGATTAATGCTTTTTTCATACAGTTCCTCATCTCACAATATTCAAAGATTACCAGGATACCTCTTTATTATTTAAAAGATTGTCTTCAAAGTATCTTTGTAAGCATGAAAGGGAGAATTTCTGAGCGTTGAGTACAGCGTTTGATTTTAAATCAGAAAGCATGTGTGGTGTTTTAAGGAGGTCAGTGATTTTCTGTTTGAGATCTTCAGCAGTTTGATAGGT encodes:
- the rpiA gene encoding ribose-5-phosphate isomerase RpiA — its product is MVEQEELKRRAAEKAVEYVEDGMVLGLGTGSTVEYMVKKLAEKIREGLTIQAVPTSVKTKKLAAEYKIPLVDFDECTMLDLTIDGADEVDSNLNLIKGGGGALTREKIVAFHSKKVIIIVDETKIVKGLGCDTPVPVEVVKFGWKATQKTLEELSGCTAELRRIVDEPFITDNSNYIIDCDFGKIDDPDVLEKELNNIPGVVENGLFIGLADEVIVGSKQGIMSLEKQEQQMPQQ
- a CDS encoding dolichol kinase — translated: MQKTMLLQKTEKLSEQIHQKINEIQFDAHWFRRIFHTSAASVLVYYVLPEALWIQLLKIIIPVWIVVGVTIIEYLRLRSIINNDEFFGLRPYEYRRPASYWYFSVALVILLLGFPQQIAIPCILCASFTDPIMGEIRIRFGVQHSIGIGFFLSFIFYSIIWYTAQPFGIGILTTSLGAGVTVLSESLKNPYLDDDFLMQILPAICIGILYLSCWSVGMNILPKQSLIPLSSSTLQQLVIL
- a CDS encoding DUF357 domain-containing protein, whose protein sequence is MSQITRIQKDIHMFEENKKHIPTSLTASQKKIIELAEQYYQDAQYYAQKNDKFTAFGCINYAHGLLDAILKY
- a CDS encoding SAM-dependent chlorinase/fluorinase; translated protein: MKHLAFLSDFGLKDGYVAQMKAGALRFCDANIIDISHDVEPQNIVEAAFILRATCPFLPVGTVVVAVVDPGVGTSRKGLVITTKHHILIGPDNGVLIPAARHLGDFLVYEIQNHRLFQHPVSSTFHGRDIFAPVAAHILNGIPFDAIGPRISRFVDMTFDDACINDTTLIGKVLHIDRFGNVITNISEKLIRQHISIGSTKQVDLHGQKIDVFFCESYGFGQNNTLLGIVGSSGYLEFSLKQSSAAERFNLQVHDPVQIYL
- a CDS encoding flippase; the protein is MIARKSTLIMFSDLTDALLAYVAIFFIARYMHPSDYGIIGFAMGYIGLFTIVNSLGFDEAHIKRVSEGKQNLGTCIGTFLVTKLGLVSLMAVLTVGSIFFWKFIAGRGFETPEHEFAVYIILLYFIFERVATIFQTTYTGETKIAKTYIPKLLSTILRTVGIIFVALEAQTFGFGAIELAWTYVFGHLFLLISSIILFRNYPIKKPTLACFKSYSQFAFPLIIVSAAAAIMNNVDKVLIQLFWSAEDVGYYYACSRISGFIVVAAAGLGTILFPTIAYHHEKNDAEGIRQIMHQAERYISMFTFPLVVGLVVLAEPAIHILLSDKYYPAIPVFRILPFFSFFYALTIPYNSQLLGMNKPHLVRNRIIVMFIINLVLNIILIPKDIQSLGITCAGLGMVGAALSLMISYFIGLIYYIISAYKLIGLKFNLRIVLHGGAAGIMGAVLWLITASNMIIIDKWYELLAVGLLGSGVYLGILAILKEFTKKDLIFILDTLNIKKMLSYIKKEIRRD
- a CDS encoding radical SAM/SPASM domain-containing protein encodes the protein MPKCFNGLTVVNVELTSRCNKNCWMCGRRKIDRDYPEIAMNYGDMEFSLVQKIARQLPPGIVVQFHNNGEALLYPRFGEAVSLFQQQIKCVDTNAKLLLDKADEIIGNLDTLTISVIENDPEADEQYRIVQEFLKLKGSQKPNMIYRCLGNVDLTRWKQLPGILATRILHNPLGSFKYQKNPTVPEIGICLDMLSHMAIDRFGKVSICVRFDPKRLGVIGDANTTPLLDIWNSPKRKEWLSYHIEGRRDKIPLCSYCEFWGVPTGY
- a CDS encoding aminotransferase class IV; translation: MKEIESWQNGKWIPNSQIGTKLWDAHFFFGWAVFDAFRTYNHVPHLLHQHLDRLYRSAKLAEIEFSMTKQEMIEKIHEVIDHNKPFFPKDEEYRFMVFISPGYFKIYADMGDVGPIITINTTTTSRYAKFITPYLEKGFTALISSQVHLPVRCFDPKIKSCSRLHYGLADAEAARYGKGVQPILLDEHGYMTESSGSNVGLIKDGMLLLPKDHNILRGCTMEFVESLAKKNDIPIIKDDWEVYDILDADAIIFTSTFLGIEPCYEVIFRNKKHRLTGDTTVIRTLFTAFSKEVGLDIEQQWKNWYAKML
- a CDS encoding acylneuraminate cytidylyltransferase family protein; translation: MPKHAYKYLGLIPARGGSIRVHRKNIRLVLGKPLIYWSIKAAQESKRLDYFVVSTDDPEIARVAREYNAPVLERPKELAESLVPLTPVYRHALETIPAENLVILRPTSPIRINNIIDKAIDYYEQEKGDSLMTGFMNKEYEWFTHPDTPSQQLKGWFQGDGCVEIHHKKVILSGKSWGDKPLRYIIPEIYNYEIDTEVELIMVEALMKHVGMNV
- a CDS encoding N-acetylneuraminate synthase family protein, whose amino-acid sequence is MFRDLNTENPFITAEIGINHNGSVDIAKKLIDMAASLGCDAVKFQTRTLEKVIPKEMWHIKKDTPWGVLDYIDYKRKIELQHEDYYTIDAYCKEKNIEWFSSAWDLDSQLFLNEFDLKYNKLASPMLSYKPLVEEIAKQGKLTFISTGGHTFREIDPVIALFEKKKTPYVVMHCVNLYPCPDEKLNLRNITLLYDHYKNNEYFEGVGYSGHETGILPSVLAVSLGAVAVERHITLDRSMFGSDQAASLERHGLELLVRDTRLVRHIMGKADKDHLDPDEKKNIAKLQYWVKNA
- a CDS encoding GDP-L-fucose synthase produces the protein MEEINLSQQTILITGAHGFLGSHTVEKFRAHGANNIITFSQKEYDLRKEHDVQKLFKRYSDIDIVVHIAADVGGIKYSSTHPGQQYYNNIMMNTLILHYSYLNKVKKFVGIGSVCEYPEVTPIPFKESYLWNGYPVPSNDAYGLSKRSLLAHSIAYHKEFGFNAIHLLPINLYGPRDDFSLENSHVIPALIIKFYDAYHNKKPTVEVWGSGKASREFIYVEDCAEAIVLATKRYNKPEPVNLGTGDEITIQQLAEMIAEMINYQGQIVFNTSQPEGQLRRKLDVSKAAQEFGFTAPTSFKEGLKKTIRWYRETYLKSKTP
- the gmd gene encoding GDP-mannose 4,6-dehydratase — encoded protein: MKKALISGVTGQDGSYLAEFLLKKGYEVHGIKRRSSILNTQRIDHIYQDLHEEDVRFILHYGDMTDSSNLNRIVEEIDPDEIYNLAAQSHVKVSFDVPEYSAEVDAIGTLRLLDAIKEREVQCKFYQASSSEMYGNTDEIPQNENTRFNPQSPYAAAKVFSYHVTKNYREAYDMYACNGILFNHESPRRGETFVTRKITIAVANIYYKKQDKLFLGNVNARRDWGYAPEYVEAMWKMLQQKKPDDYVIATNTDHSVKEFCNHAFHEIGIDLEWTGKGIHEKAVNSKTGKTLVEIDPMYFRPTDVERLRGDYRKAKKAFGWQPKTTFKELIKIMVQADLERVEQWKK